From Actinosynnema mirum DSM 43827, a single genomic window includes:
- a CDS encoding acyl-CoA dehydrogenase family protein, with product MTAFTESAERADLRAAVAAFASRYGERYFLDKARSGGKTHELWAEAGKLGYLGVAVPEEHGGGGGGIGDLAAVCEELAAAGCPMLLLVVSPAICATVITRFGTEAQKARWLPGFADGATKMAFAITEPEAGSNAHRLTTTIRRDGDDWLLTGSKHYISAVDEADAVLVVARHVDASGQRLAPSLVVVPTDAPGFTRHEIGMELVSPEKQFTCFFDEVRLPADALVGDPSAGLDQLFAGLNPERIMAASYATGVARRAIAKAADYARTRTVWDVPIGAHQGLAHPLAQVAVQVELARLMTQKAAALYDAGRDREAGESANMAKYAAGEAVAAAVDQAIQVHGGNGLSTEHGLGALLTASRLSRIAPVSREMILNFVAQHTLRLPRSY from the coding sequence GTGACCGCGTTCACCGAGTCCGCCGAGCGCGCCGACCTGCGCGCCGCCGTCGCCGCGTTCGCCTCCCGCTACGGCGAGCGGTACTTCCTCGACAAGGCCCGCTCCGGCGGCAAGACCCACGAGCTGTGGGCCGAGGCCGGGAAGCTCGGCTACCTCGGCGTCGCCGTGCCCGAGGAGCACGGCGGCGGGGGCGGCGGCATCGGCGACCTGGCCGCCGTGTGCGAGGAGCTGGCCGCCGCCGGGTGCCCGATGCTGCTGCTCGTGGTGTCCCCGGCCATCTGCGCCACCGTCATCACCCGGTTCGGCACCGAGGCCCAGAAGGCCCGCTGGCTGCCCGGCTTCGCCGACGGCGCCACGAAGATGGCCTTCGCCATCACCGAACCCGAGGCGGGCTCCAACGCGCACCGCCTGACCACCACCATCCGCCGCGACGGCGACGACTGGCTGCTCACCGGCAGCAAGCACTACATCTCCGCCGTCGACGAGGCCGACGCCGTGCTCGTCGTCGCCCGCCACGTCGACGCCTCCGGGCAGCGCCTGGCGCCGTCGCTGGTGGTCGTGCCCACCGACGCGCCCGGCTTCACCCGGCACGAGATCGGGATGGAGCTGGTCTCGCCGGAGAAGCAGTTCACCTGCTTCTTCGACGAGGTCCGCCTCCCCGCCGACGCCCTCGTCGGCGACCCGTCCGCGGGGCTGGACCAGCTGTTCGCCGGCCTCAACCCGGAGCGGATCATGGCCGCCTCCTACGCGACCGGCGTCGCCCGCCGCGCCATCGCCAAGGCCGCCGACTACGCCCGCACCCGCACCGTCTGGGACGTCCCCATCGGCGCGCACCAGGGACTGGCCCACCCGCTCGCCCAGGTGGCGGTGCAGGTGGAGCTGGCCAGGCTGATGACCCAGAAGGCCGCGGCGCTCTACGACGCCGGGCGGGACCGGGAGGCGGGTGAATCGGCGAACATGGCCAAGTACGCGGCGGGTGAGGCGGTCGCCGCGGCGGTGGACCAGGCCATCCAGGTGCACGGGGGCAACGGGTTGTCCACCGAGCACGGACTGGGCGCCCTGCTCACCGCGTCCCGGTTGTCCCGAATCGCGCCGGTCAGCCGGGAAATGATCCTGAACTTCGTGGCGCAGCACACGCTCCGGTTGCCGCGCTCCTATTGA